The sequence ccaacattcagACCTCATTGCTATCAAATttattagagacagttactccaataaaaacaGGATCAACAGTATGGATCTTCTAACTATGGCTTAAGAGCTACATGTGTcgtgaaaaggatttgcaaataaTGTAATCTTGTTATCTGGTTGAATGTAGGATGGAACGTTGGGCGTTTGTCTGAAGTTGGAACCTGATGTCAAactaatgttgttgttgttttttttagcgaTATTTGACTTGGATTACCAATATTCAACATTTGTACAACGCCGGCTTTTGCATTTatacctgtttttttgtttgtttgttttttcgaaAAAGTTCAATGTCTGTCCAAACCCCAAACGTTTTTCTAACGTCAGGTGCCTGGTGGCATGGTGGAACTAAAGCCTCAGAAGGAAGACTCCCCGTGGCTTTGATTCCACTGGTAGAAGCTTCTACAGGGAAGTCCCTCAGTGCCGGAGTCTATGTGTCCACAACGACTGGTTCCGTTTCAAGACTTTCAAATGGCCATCATCCTCCTGTTCACATAGGGACGGTGTCTTGGTGTCTCGTGTCGTCACAAAGGCGTGTTCCGCTTCCAGAAGGCGTCCCCGCGCTGCAGGCTGCTCCTCTCCTGACAGCTGATCAAAAGGGGGTGAGGTATGGAGGGAGGGGGGTAAATAGGTCACGCTTTTCAGACCGCTGTCCCCCTCGCGCTTAATTACAGGACCTTTAAACAAAAGCAACATCTGCGCGAGTTCCAAACCAACCGGCCGCCCAGCGCGCGGTGCCACGAGCCCACGCGTTACAAGCCCGGGGAGACTCCTGCAGATTGTGCGCCATCCTGGGAGCAGTAAAGTGCAACCGGCTTGCACACGATGAAGCGCGCGCTCGTGAGAGCGCCTGCTATATATTGCATAAAGTTTTTGGGGGAACAAGCAGGCAAATGAGACGCATATTAACTTCGCAGGCATTAGAAATGTAGCTTGAGTGCTTGAGTAATGTGATTATTTAATTAATCAATGATAAATTTAACAGGTGTGCGTTTgtgtaaaattttacatttattcataaTTTACAGTCTAGTAGTCACTATAAAACAAGCAATAAAATACAAAGTGTGTGCTGCAAACAGCTGAAAGACCAATTATGCTAAATTCTGCatatcagtttatttaattgtttccaCAAGCGCAGCATGATGGATAGAACCATAAAACAATTAGTCAGATGTTTTCAATAATGGCCTATTTACAAAACCTGCACCTGCACCCCAAAAAGAAGAATATTCAATTCAActgttataacattttaaaatttgaaAATGGAAATGCAAGAAAAGCCAACTGAACTCAATTCAATTTAAAATTGCCACTGAAATAGTTTCTGATCTTTAAATTCCAGATGTAGAAATTGCGCCCtgattatatcttttttttagtttccaCCCATATTCACGAAAACCCCGCCCATCGCCTCTGAGAATGGCCAGCCCAGAAGCTCGTGAACAACGTGGCTAATGGCAGCCCGCTCGTGAGTATGAACTAGCAACAAATCCCAGCACAGGAGGCGGACCGACACCAGCCAATCATAGCCAATCCTCGTGCTTAACTGAAAACAGGTGGGAAATAATACAACAGCGTCTCTCAACCCGTCTTGAATGTCAGCCAGAGACTAAGATTGGACCCCAGCGAATGGGGGGCGCGGTTCAAAGAACACAATTGGAACACAATTTTCACGTCCCGCCCCCTTTTCTTTCCCATCAAGCTAGGCTGCGTGGGCAGCAAGCCCATCCCGGACAGCTCCAGCTGCTCCACCAGAAGACGTAGGAGGAGGAGAGGGCTCGGACATGGAGAGAATCAGCACTGGCCCGTTTGATAGagattggtctttttttttttatttataagccaaaaaaaaccgcaaaacaaaacaaaaaccaaGAGGCCTTAGAACGAAGAAGAACCCAGAGGAGACCCAAGGAACCCGATCGCGCGTCCCTGGCACAAGAACTACACGCATTTTAACGGATCAGATGGACTGAATGAAGACTGCCTACAACGCCTATCGATGCCTGGCCAAGGATCTGGACGCTTACGCCATGAACCCGGAGATGACAATGGACAGCATTGGCAATCTGCACGGTGGTGGCGGGGTGGGTCATGATCAGGACCTGATGGGCAGCCCCAGCCCGCACCACAGCCGGGGCGGCGCGGGGGCCTCGTCCTTGCGGATACACCAGGACTTGGCTTCGGCGTCGTCGCGTCCGATGGTGTCCGGCATGGCCACGATCCTGGACGGCGCCGGGGAGTACCGACCGGAGCTCTCGCTGCCGCTCCATCACGCCATGAGCATGCCATGCGACACATCCCCTCCCGGGATGGGCATGAGCGGCACCTACACCACGCTGACCCCCTTGCAACCGCTGCCCCCCATTTCAACGGTCTCGGACAAGTTCCACCAcccgcaccaccaccaccaccaccaccagcgctTGTCTGGGAACGTGAGCGGGAGCTTCACGCTCATGCGGGACGAGAGGGCTCTCCCGGCCATGAACAACCTCTACAGCCCCTACCATAAGGACATGGCCGGGATGGGTCAGAGCTTGTCCCCGCTGGCCAGCAGCCCGCTGGGGAACGGCTTGGGCTCCATCCACAACGCCGCCCAGCAGGGCCTGCACAACTACGGCGCGCACGGCCACGACAAGATGCTGAGCTCCAACTTCGACCCCCACGCCGCCGCCATGCTGGCCAGGGGGGAGCAGCACCTCGCCCGAGGCCTCGGTGGCCACGGAGCGGGCATGATGCCCCACCTGAACGGgatgcaccaccaccaccaccaccacgctGGGCACCCGGGCCACCCTCCATCGCACGGGCCCGTGTTGGCCTCCAGCCGGGACAggccaccctcctcctcctcctccgcggGCGCCCAGGGCAGCGGCTCGGGCCAGCTGGAAGAGATCAACACCAAGGAAGTGGCGCAGCGCATCACGGCCGAGCTTAAGCGCTACAGCATCCCGCAGGCCATCTTCGCGCAGAGGGTGCTGTGCCGCTCGCAGGGCACCCTGTCCGACCTGCTGCGCAACCCCAAGCCCTGGAGTAAGCTCAAGTCCGGTAGGGAGACCTTCCGGAGAATGTGGAAGTGGCTGCAGGAGCCCGAGTTTCAGAGGATGTCCGCGCTACGGCTGGCAGGTAAGACAAGGTGGAGATTCCCCTACTCTCGATTCTTTTTACCAAAAGCTTGCGTTGCGTTtggttttctttaaagaaaaaaaaatctcaggttTGATTTGGACTAAATTATGCTGcgttggattaaaaaaaaaatcaaatataaaatgtgaaatgtttgcatttctttaaagaaaatccattgttttctttattgaatgagtaatatttttatttgaatcagTTTAAAAGAAATCCCCCAACCATATCCCTTATTAGATAATAATTACGATCAATATTAATGACAAGAGTAGAGTAGTGAGTGTTAGTACTGTATATCCAAAACACTACTTCAATTGATCAGATGAACAAAATATCGCAAAATTAAAGAGATAATATAATTGGctcattgtatttatttattcttggTGTTAATATTTACTTGCTTTAAAACGTACTCGTTATTTTTTTAGCCTTGTTTATAAATAAACTGTGGcagagtgtgtttatatatatatatatatatatatatatatatatatatatatatatatatatatatatatatatatatatatacataatggtTGTACCCTCTCAACAACTGGCTTttctttaaaaacagaaaataattattatgattttgAAACGCGATTTGTTTTGCGCTTTAGAAAAAAAGCGCTATTTATAAGAAGGCAGTGAATAAATAGATGGAACTATCAGTGGCTGTTGGGTTGAAAGCTCTGGTAGTCTGGATCTTCTGTCCTTGCAGCAAGGTTGTTGCCCCCTCTAGCGATGGGCAGCGCATCTCCAACAGCCGCTTTCCTTTGTTCATGAGAAGAAAACAGGGGTTGATTTTCcttcatcactttttttttagcGCTGATTAAAAAGCTTTGTTCTTGATTTAGATTTAAACTGGGGTTGGCGTTTGCATTGCTAAATGTTTTGTTCAGTTATATCAGGTATATTTGTGATAAAGCATCACAGGCAGCGTTTCTTATCCCAGGATGATTGTCTGGATGATCAGACTGTTGTTGTTCTGATGCTGGGTATGTTGTGAAGAGAATGAAAGGGCTGGAGAATTGGTAATGCAACGCAAATGTGATTTTAATCGGCAAAACCGCATTAGCCATTGCATGATGCAGATATAAAATTTATGTTGCATCAATATTCCACAGAAATCTGATGTTCTGAGAAGGCAAAACATTATGCATCACACCGTTCTCACGCTGTACTTAAAAATGCCTACATACCAAAGCACCGGCCAGTTTTATCAGCGCATACCATCGTGGCGTCCATCGATTATTCGAATATGGGCTAACAGCACATGTTCAATACATCCACGTAATGAAGTGGTGTTTGGATGGACGGCATGAAAAGAGTCTGTCTTGAGAAGACAGACTGAGATGGAGATGGAATGAGAAGAATGTCTTTTTCTTCGTGGaggaaaaaaaactacaataGAATATATTggcaaatatttataaataataataataatttaccgCATAATTAACCGCAGTGTTGTTTTTGGTAGCGATTGCTTTTTTTATCGTGCAAAGTGCTCGAGAAATAAAAGCTATTTTGGAGGGGGATGGGGGTGATCAGCGCGAGGCAGAGGGGCGATTGAAAAGAAGAACAGAAGCTGCATCGGCTCAATGAATTATTGATAGAAATCTCCGCGTGACCCCTCAGCTCTCCACGTCACCTTGTCTTGGGTAGATTTGTGTTTTTGTCAGAAAAGCATTTTGAGTAAatcttatgaaaaaaatatttaatccaCACAGAATTTAATAGTATTATTTAATACTTTTCAGAATAAAGGATTCTAAATGGTGTTTGGTTTATGGGAAGAAAACTGAACAGAATTTATGTTGAAAGTATAGATTtagatattacctttaaaaataagaagaaatgtTTAAGGGACTGGATAtagatgtttttttaagcaaCATTTGTATAGTAAATGCCACAATTTTGCATAATCACGTATTATAAttaagatataagatataaaatataagaTTAAATTAATGTGATGTAGGGGGATGCAAAAAGTGCTTTTTCTTACTGTAAATCAAACTTTATCAGTACTTTGATATTTCACACCTGGTTATACTTAAACTTATGTTTAAACATATCATAATTGGTTATTTAGATTATAAAAGATAGATTATGGTATAGATTTTTTGTAGAATATAAATTCTTAAAATATCAcacatcataaatcataaatacaAGAACACATATTGGATTCCTATAATAACAGTATTGTTAATGGCACAATCACTATAGTACTGTTACAACCTGGTCTAACCGTTCTAATACATTAAAGACacatacataacacattatatatTGTGTTATTCAGAGTTACAGTAATACTATGGGAGTCTAGAACACACTAAGATGTGTGTTGATACGTTTCTAACAGTATCACTATAGATACTGTTTAGTAAATTGGATATggtcattcatgtttttttgcattttacaaaGCAAAGATTGtttcaattaaatgtttttttaggaaccaaaagaaagaacaacaacataAAGCAATGCTACTTATATCAATATTACATAAGATTCCTATAATAACAGCATAGTATGTTATTACCATAGTTATTATTATGGTACTAACGCTATAACCTTCAATCTTTTGGCACATAAATCCAATGACTTGTATAATATAGCCAGACATTAATAACCGTATTGTCAATTGGCATAACGACTATATAGTAATCAGTACTGTCACCACCTGGTCTAAGGTCTAGCCATAATAATACATacacattatagattaataagaCAATATTCTTCCATTCTACAGGGATACTAAGGGAGCTTAAAGCACAGAAAAATATATGTTTCTATGAGTTTAAATTTAACATTTTGCCACATTAATAACACTGTTGTTAATTGTAGTAATTACTTATTATATTATTGACTGCCTCATAAATACTAAGGTAGTTTACAGCATtgtaaagttatttattatttgaCGTTTATTACAGTATTACCACAGATACTGTTTAGTAATACTATAATCAtaaatataatgattatataataatactataatcaatatttttatatttcacatATCGGGATTTTTCTTCTTAATTTAGAGTGGTTTTTTTACAGAAACAAAAGTTGAACAACCTTTTGATGCTACAATCGTTTGTAAAAATCACATATTTTGGCACATAAATACATAAGCATTCTATAGGATTTACACTCTAACATTAATAACACACAGGAATGCTAAGGGAGTTTACAGCAcagtaaaaatatgttttctatttGTAGTTTATTACAGTATTACTAGAGATACTGTTTAGTAAAGTGGATATTATAATCCATATATTTTGTAATTCACATTTAGGGTTCTTTTTcttagtttaaaatgtttttgcacAGACACAAAAGTTGTACAACCTTTTGATGCTACAATCTTTTGTAAAAATCACACATTTTGGCACATAAATACATATGAACTTCTATAGGATTTACATGCTAACAGTAATAACGCTGTTGTTAATTGATGTATTTACTGACTATTTGTGtctttgttgtattgtacatatagtgtctcccattcttttatattatatatctatttctgaGTGTGCTGTAATGTTGGGAAGGAGAGTAAGGTAATTTCAGTTTTCTGTATGTGTTGTACATGTATATGCAGTATTGATAATAAAACTACTTAACTTGACTATAATTGGCTGCCGAAGGAATACTAAAGGAGTTTACAGCACAGTaaagttatttattatttgaagTTTATTACAGTGTTACTACAGATACTGTTTAGTAAATTGGATATTATATAATCAATATTCTGTATTTGGGAGTGTTTCTGAGCTGGGGCTGTTGGTGCAGAGTTTAATCATATTTAGGAGGTCTACACTGTTATTAAGGTCGCTCTGGTGTATAAATGAGAGGAGCACCTGCAGGACAGGTACGTTTCTCCGGGCCCCGGCCGCTGATTTCAGCAGGGAAAATGGCCCCTGTCTTCACGCTGTTCATTTGGTCAAACCAAACGTGACATTTGACTCCAGGCTCATTCCTCGTCTCCCCTCGCGGCAATCAGCCCGGAGCAGCGGCGCGAGAGCAGCAGCCCCACCAACATGATGAAAAGGGACAGGAGGCATTAAGAGCTGAGGAGGGTGAGATTGGAAAAAGCGCTCGGCTGGCTGTAAAGTTACCTAAATAAATATATCTAGAACCTCAGCAGCACTGTTGGTTTTGAGGGTTGAGGCTCAGAGTCTCACAGGCTGAACTGTTTCTCTGTTCCTTAATGAAATGAAGACAGAAGAAGCTGATAGAGCTGCTGATCAATCAAACCCAGATCAGACTCAGCCTCAGAACTCAGATTACAATCACAATTCTGATTGATCAGCCTGATCAGGGTGATTAGTTTAGCAGAACAGGACTAGTTAGTCTTCTTCTAGAGTTTCTGGAAGGCAGTGAGACATCTTCACCAGAATGAAAGTAGAAAAAGTAGAataagaagaagtagaaaaagtGTAGGTCGGTTTGGTTGGTGAGACTCAGACTCAGACTCAGACTCagcaaaattatgttttttttttctgaaacagagGGTAAAACATCTCAAA comes from Astyanax mexicanus isolate ESR-SI-001 chromosome 17, AstMex3_surface, whole genome shotgun sequence and encodes:
- the onecut2 gene encoding one cut domain family member 2 isoform X1; its protein translation is MKTAYNAYRCLAKDLDAYAMNPEMTMDSIGNLHGGGGVGHDQDLMGSPSPHHSRGGAGASSLRIHQDLASASSRPMVSGMATILDGAGEYRPELSLPLHHAMSMPCDTSPPGMGMSGTYTTLTPLQPLPPISTVSDKFHHPHHHHHHHQRLSGNVSGSFTLMRDERALPAMNNLYSPYHKDMAGMGQSLSPLASSPLGNGLGSIHNAAQQGLHNYGAHGHDKMLSSNFDPHAAAMLARGEQHLARGLGGHGAGMMPHLNGMHHHHHHHAGHPGHPPSHGPVLASSRDRPPSSSSSAGAQGSGSGQLEEINTKEVAQRITAELKRYSIPQAIFAQRVLCRSQGTLSDLLRNPKPWSKLKSGRETFRRMWKWLQEPEFQRMSALRLAACKRKEQDSSKERSNTPKKSRLVFTDLQRRTLLAIFKENKRPSKEMQLTISQQLGLELSTVSNFFMNARRRSLDKWMDEGSPGGASSTSSTCTKA
- the onecut2 gene encoding one cut domain family member 2 isoform X2, which produces MKTAYNAYRCLAKDLDAYAMNPEMTMDSIGNLHGGGGVGHDQDLMGSPSPHHSRGGAGASSLRIHQDLASASSRPMVSGMATILDGAGEYRPELSLPLHHAMSMPCDTSPPGMGMSGTYTTLTPLQPLPPISTVSDKFHHPHHHHHHHQRLSGNVSGSFTLMRDERALPAMNNLYSPYHKDMAGMGQSLSPLASSPLGNGLGSIHNAAQQGLHNYGAHGHDKMLSSNFDPHAAAMLARGEQHLARGLGGHGAGMMPHLNGMHHHHHHHAGHPGHPPSHGPVLASSRDRPPSSSSSAGAQGSGSGQLEEINTKEVAQRITAELKRYSIPQAIFAQRVLCRSQGTLSDLLRNPKPWSKLKSGRETFRRMWKWLQEPEFQRMSALRLAGKTSLQKKRTRLQQGKEQYTKEIPPGFY